GGGTCGGTATTCAAACGGTCttactgttttttttattagtcCGCACTTTTTGGCTATCGCCTGATGGTAAACTCTGGCCATCGCGTCATGTCGCTGCGTATAGTCAGTTGGAGCCAGGATGGAGCAAGATGAGGTGACGTGCTGAATGGATTCAGTCACCTGGGAGCACTTTCGACATTTATCCGTGGGTATGTTGCGTCTAGTAATGTTCTTAATGTATGATCTTGTTGGGACCACTTGGTCCTGAATGGCGATCAATCTTCCTTCAGTTTCAGGAAATAGGTATCCGGATTTAAGGTAAGTAAGTGAGTATTCTTTATTGACGTGATCGTTTTTTAGGGTCCCGGGATACCTTCCATGTAGCGCTTTGCTGTGCCACTCCTGAGTCAATTTTTCGATGGTAAGTTGTTGTGGTTCGATTTGTCCTGCCAGGTTCAGCGGACTCAAGCGGTCATCTTCTCGACATATGGTTCGGTGAAACGGTAagtttttattcagaaaatattctcttgtgTCGCGAACTGTTCTGTCATGTATCATTTCCAGGTTCTGCAGCCCTCTCCCCCCTTCATGCCTTGGAACATATAACCTATTGACGGATGCATGCGGATGGTGAATGCCGTGTTTGGTGAGTAGTGCCCTAACTTTCTGATCAATATCTTTTAGTTCCGTGTTGAACCATTTGATGACTCCAAACGAGTAGCTTATACAGGGTACTGCCCATATATTTATAGCTTCGAACATGGCCTTCGAATTAAGCTTGCTCTGAAGTATCTTTTTCAGTCTGCTTAAGAACTTTTCTTTGAAGATAGTTTTCATCTCGGTTGTTTTGATGTCTAGTGCCTGTTGTACACCGAGGTATTTATAGGATTCACGGGTTCCCAGTTGTGGTATTGTGAGGTCCTCCATCACGGCCAGGCCTGCTCCCTCTTGCACACGGCCTCTCTTTACATGGACAACGGCACATTTGTCAATTCCCAGTTCCAGTCCTATGTCTTGTGAGAAGGATGCCActatttttaattgtttcttCAACTGGTCTTCGTTGGCAGCATAGAGTTTGAGGTCATCTATGTACAGCTGGTGACTGATCTTGGTACTCGGAGTCTTTTGGATGACGTATCCGTAGATTTGATCCTTTAGCAGTTTACTTAAGGGATTTAGGGCGAGACAAAACCAGAGGGTGCTGAGGGTGTCTCCCTGAAAGATGCCTCTCTTGATTCTTATGAGGGAGGTTTTGTAGTTCACTTTCCCCGTATTCACCACCAATTGTGTGCGCCATGTCTCCATAAGGTGCTTTAAAAGATCAATGACCGGCTTCGATATTCCGTAAAATTGGAGTGTCTTTATTAACCATGTGTGCGGTACGGAATCAAAGGCCTTGCGATAATCTAACCACGCAACCGAAATATTTCTTTGCCTTTTCTTGACTTTCTTGGTTATTATTAGGTCGGAGATTAGGAGTTCTTTGCATCCTCTGGTACTTCCACGGCATCCATTTTGTTCTGGTGCTAGTATTTTGTTCTTGTTAACATGCTTCCAGATATGGTGGGTTAGTACTCCCGTTAGAATTTTGTACACAGTCGGGAGACAGGTTATCGGCCGGTATTGTTTGGGGTCTGAGGTGTTTTCTCCCTTTGGAATCATGTGCGTGACTCCCAGTGTGAAAAAATCAGGTATTTTGGTGGGGTTACTGAGCGCTTCTTGGAGAAGTTTTGCCAGGTGGTTGTGTATTGCCGTGAAGTGTTTCCACCAGTAGTTCTGTATTTGGTCTACACCTGGGGAAGACCAGTTGTTTGCCTTTTTCAGTGTCGCTTTTATGTCCTCTTCAGTGATTTTTATGTTATCCATACTGTATTTGCCAGATTCCGCTTCCACATCCCCAATCCAGTGTGCTCGGTTGTTGTGCGTTCTTTCTTCCTCCCATATTTCCTTCCAGAAAGAGTGAATGGATTCCTCCGTAGGCgcgttttcatttttgggactGCTCTGCTCTAGGCGGCGGAAGAATTGCTGTTTATTTTTGTAATAGAGATGGTTGTTCTGGTATCTTTTCACCCTGTCGTTGTATCTTTGCATCCTACTACCTAaagctttaattttttgtttcagctTGTCAGATATTTCTGCTATGCTCTCCCTGTAGCGGTTGTTCCGGGCCTTGATTTTAAATTCAGAAGCTATTCGGCGTGTCAGCTTTGCGACCCTGCTGGATGGTGTTTCTGCGTTCAGGTAAGTATGAAGTATGCCAATGTTTTTCCTTATTGCAGTGATCTTTTTTTCTAGGCGGTGTTTCCAGGGTGGTAGTGTGTCCCTCTTTTTAGGTGGAGTATCTTTTATTTTCATGCCTAGCTCTGAGCATACAGTGATTGCTCCTGCATACACGTAGTCTACCACATTTCTTAACTCCCAGGTGGCCGGTAAGTTATTCTGTATGATTTCATTGACTTCTTTTACTTTCTGTTGCATGATCTTTGAGCCTTTTAACCTTGGTATTCTTGGTCTGCTTTCAGGTAACACGCCGGCGTATAGTAAATAGTTTTTCAGTAGTTCCTGCTCTATTTTGCCAGATCTGGGTGTTTCGGGTGTTGGGGTGGCAATTTCTTCCTCAATTTCATCGTCGCATCCCACTGTAGCTCCACGCGGATAGCAGCTGAGTTTTATGTGGTTTAGTTCGGTGTTTGTGAACTTTTCGTTAGTCAAGAGCCATTTGACTCTGTTGGCCAACAGGTTGGCGTATGATTGCTTGCGTGGGTTTAAGTCATTCCAGATGTCTGCTAAAGATTTTCTGTAGTTGGCGTTTGTGTTGAGTTCCAGATCCTTTGCGATGTAATGAACACGTAAAAGTAGGATGTTTTCCTCTTCATTCCATCGTGCTCGTCCATCTCGTCTTGGAACTTCAGCGGGAGGGTTTCTGATCCCGTCCAAGCTTAAGCTCCTTCTTTCCCTTCTGGGAGCATTCGAGATTTGGCTTACGGTACCATCTCGGGGGGCTGTGCCGCTCGCCCCACAGCTTACCCCATCAGGCTCTTCCTCTGGACGGCTCCGAAGAGGGCCAGCCCGCTGCCCTCTACCGCCCTGGTTCATGCTTCTCGTAGTAATGGGAGCAACAAATACATCAGCTCCCAGGCTGCCAACCTTAGGAGCTGGGCGACTCGGGTACGCGGGGCCGTCAGTCCCCGAAAGCTTACGCTTCCctgcgtatatatatatatatatatatatatatatatatatatatatatatatatatatttttttctatcacCGTTTAACGGGTTGGTGCCTGAGCCAACCGGGCCGACGAAGCCAAGGTTGTCTCACGTACCAACCCGATGAatggtgaagaaaaaaaatatatatatatatatatatatatatatatattttttttttttcttcaccatTCATCGGGTTGGTACGTGAGACAACCGGGCTGATTCTTCAGCCAAGATTGTTCTCAGGAGCTGGTCAAGAACCTCCTGACTATCCGCGTAGTGCTTTTGGGCTTGACTAATCAAGTAAGTATCAAGTTGCAGCCTCTTTGTATTTTCTAGCATGTGGGCCTCCACCAAGCCGTTCACCGATATTATGAGTGGCACTATAGAtgtctttctgaggccatagaTCTCCTTCAGTTCAAAGGCCAGGTCGTGATACTTACTGACCTTCTCCGTATAGGCTTTGGTGATGTTGTCGTCAGCGGGAACCGATACGTCTATTATCTGTACAGACTTTTCGGTTTTATTGAACAACACAATGTCAGGGCGATTGTGTGCTATAGACCTATCTGTGACCATGGCAGTGTCCCAGTACAGCTTGAAGATGTCATTCTCCAGCACATCTCGTGGTTGGTAACTATGAAAACCGTCATTACTTTGCAGTAGACCTGTTTTCGTCGCGATTTCCCTGTGGTACACTCTGGCCATGGCGTTGTGGCGTTCCATATAATCTTTTGGGGCCAGTATAGGGCACGAGGATGTGATGTGCTGAATCGTTTCCAGGGCTCTGGAGCACCGtctgcatatatatatatatatatattttttttttttttcctcttcACCATATAGGGTTGGACTCTTCGCTGCCGGGCAGATTCTGCCAAAGCAGGTCAGAGGGATGTCAGGAACTTCCTCACCAATCTTGTGTTCGCGAGGATAACTTCTTTTTGGGCTGCGCTGATGACCTCCTCGTCCAATTCCAGTCTCTGTGTATTCTCAACCAGATGTTTCTCGACCAATCCATTTGTTGACATGACCAGAGGCAGTATTGTTGTTGACTTTAAGTTGTAGATAGTCTTCAGTTCAAAAGCCAGATCATGGTATTTTGTCAACTTTTCGATGAACGTTTTGCTCAGGTTATCGTCGGCCGGGATAGCGACGTCCATAATCACCACTGTTTTTTCCTTCTTGTTATGAAGTAGGATATCCGGTCTGTTATGTTTGACTGGTCTGTCCGTCGTGACGAAAGTATCCCAGTATAGCTTGTAGCTTTCGTTCTCAAGGACGCTACTTGGCTGATACTCAAACGGTCTTAATGTCCTTTTTATAAGGCCGTATTTTTTAGCGATAGCCTGGTGATAAACCTTCGCCATCTCATTATGCCGTTGAGTATAATCCGTTGGCGCCAGCACACTACATGAGGAAGTCACGTGTTGGATGGATTCTATTGCCTGTGAACACTTGCGACATCTGTCTGTAAGTATATTCCTGCCTGTGATGTTTTTTATATAAGATCTTGTCGGAACCACTTGATCTTGTATTGCAATTGTCCTTCCTTCTGTTTCCGGGAACAAATATCCTGCTTTAAGGTAAGTAAGTGATTCCGACTTATTAACATCTTTGTTTTGCAGGGCTCCAGGGTACCTTCCGTGGAGTGCCTTGCTTCGCCACTCCTGGGAGAGTCCCTCCATGGTAAGCTCAGGAGGTTCCAGCTGGCCCGCCAAGTTCAATGGGCTCAAGTTATCATCTTCTTGAAGAAGTGCTTGGTGAAAGGGTGAGCTTTTAGAAGTGAAATATTCTCTCATACTGCAGATTGTATTATAATGCGTTATTTCCAGGTTGAGTAGGCCCCGGCCTCCCTCATTTCTCGGGATATACAACCTGTTCACGGATGAGCGTGGATGATGGATTCCATGTGttgtaattatatatatatatatatatatatatatatatatatatatatatatatatatatatatatatatatatatatattttgatcatgttatttacctgctttttaatagtcaatagtattttctttatttggaagtgtcaggtttttaatgaagttgttcagttcatataaaaaaaaatatataattatacgtttcggagaacactctccttcttcagtaaaaataactcatctgatagtttacaatatgaaataataattaaaattgaggctgtaaaaaaaaacacaaacatttaaaatagtgTACACAATAGTTTACTTCacaaaataagttaattaaaataaatgtatctcaccttcaatttctcgtcatttcaCAATATTGGAACGTGAATGTCAAAGTCAGTTTTCTTTGGTATGTGTCACGTTTTAGGtcttgtcttcttctttttgttgtgtcggttttttaaggagtggtacataaaattgactgagttgttttacgtcttgtctatcatttactgttttttccaagtttgattgtatgtgtatcatttcccatatttctctctgttttcgttttggctctattgttagtatttttgtctcgtcatagtcgaattcgtgtttttttgtctttttatgTTTGTTCAGTGCCGTTGTTGCGTTTTTTGTGTATTTATGAGCGTTGAGTCTGTCGTGTAATCTTTGTGATGTTTGTCCAATGTATTGCTTGTCACAGTTTTTGCACGGAATACTGTAAACTAGATTAGACTTCTTAGAtttgggtgttgaagtttttaatttagtgaaaatctcctttatttgattttgaggTTTATGGACTAATTCGATGTTGTGGGGTTTTAATATCTTCGTTATTTTATGTGATAAGTTTTTTGTGTAGGGAATTGGTATTcgtgttttttgttctttcttttCCTCAGTTATTATCGTGTTGTACAGTCTATGTATTCTTTGGTTTATTAGTGGTGTAGTCATCTTTGTAGGGTAGTTGTTCTTAATAAGTCGGTCTTTcaattcttttataatttttggtctCAATTCCGGTGATGTAAGTTTTAGGGCTCTGTCAATGTATCCAATTATTGTGCCTCGTATTTGTCCGGTGTGATGGTTGGAATTATAGTCCAAGATGCGGTCggagttttgttttttatttttccattttgttagTATTTTGTTGTCTTTGTTGATGA
Above is a window of Harmonia axyridis chromosome X, icHarAxyr1.1, whole genome shotgun sequence DNA encoding:
- the LOC123686614 gene encoding uncharacterized protein LOC123686614, producing MNQGGRGQRAGPLRSRPEEEPDGVSCGASGTAPRDGTVSQISNAPRRERRSLSLDGIRNPPAEVPRRDGRARWNEEENILLLRVHYIAKDLELNTNANYRKSLADIWNDLNPRKQSYANLLANRVKWLLTNEKFTNTELNHIKLSCYPRGATVGCDDEIEEEIATPTPETPRSGKIEQELLKNYLLYAGVLPESRPRIPRLKGSKIMQQKVKEVNEIIQNNLPATWELRNVVDYVYAGAITVCSELGMKIKDTPPKKRDTLPPWKHRLEKKITAIRKNIGILHTYLNAETPSSRVAKLTRRIASEFKIKARNNRYRESIAEISDKLKQKIKALGSRMQRYNDRVKRYQNNHLYYKNKQQFFRRLEQSSPKNENAPTEESIHSFWKEIWEEERTHNNRAHWIGDVEAESGKYSMDNIKITEEDIKATLKKANNWSSPGVDQIQNYWWKHFTAIHNHLAKLLQEALSNPTKIPDFFTLGVTHMIPKGENTSDPKQYRPITCLPTVYKILTGVLTHHIWKHVNKNKILAPEQNGCRGSTRGCKELLISDLIITKKVKKRQRNISVAWLDYRKAFDSVPHTWLIKTLQFYGISKPVIDLLKHLMETWRTQLVVNTGKVNYKTSLIRIKRGIFQGDTLSTLWFCLALNPLSKLLKDQIYGYVIQKTPSTKISHQLYIDDLKLYAANEDQLKKQLKIVASFSQDIGLELGIDKCAVVHVKRGRVQEGAGLAVMEDLTIPQLGTRESYKYLGVQQALDIKTTEMKTIFKEKFLSRLKKILQSKLNSKAMFEAINIWAVPCISYSFGVIKWFNTELKDIDQKVRALLTKHGIHHPHASVNRLYVPRHEGGRGLQNLEMIHDRTVRDTREYFLNKNLPFHRTICREDDRLSPLNLAGQIEPQQLTIEKLTQEWHSKALHGRYPGTLKNDHVNKEYSLTYLKSGYLFPETEGRLIAIQDQVVPTRSYIKNITRRNIPTDKCRKCSQVTESIQHVTSSCSILAPTDYTQRHDAMARVYHQAIAKKCGLIKKTVRPFEYRPSNILENEHYKLYWDNFITTDQTIKHNRPDILLHNKIERTMEILDVAIPADDNIAKAFTEKLTKYQDLAFEMKTIYGLKSTTILPLVMSTNGLVEKHLVDNTLRLGLEKELVSTAQKEVILANTRLVRKFLTSL